In Onychostoma macrolepis isolate SWU-2019 chromosome 06, ASM1243209v1, whole genome shotgun sequence, one DNA window encodes the following:
- the LOC131542577 gene encoding type-2 ice-structuring protein-like isoform X3, with protein sequence MAMLGSLLLFIMFSMGNTEVGIDKNCHYGWTPFGDRCYKFFSQSISWIAAERKCIDQHANLASVHSELENDFLLSLVPSSKRCWFGVHDGVQEGAWLWSDGTPYDYTNWCADEPNNINVENCGEISWTSDRCWNDAGCSASVGYVCAKDL encoded by the exons ATGGCAATGCTGGGAAGTCTGCTGCTCTTCATCATGTTCTCCATGGGAAACACAGAAG TTGGTATAGATAAAAACTGCCACTATGGATGGACACCTTTTGGAGACCGCTGCTACAAGTTCTTCTCTCAGTCGATTAGCTGGATCGCAGCAGAG AGAAAGTGTATAGATCAGCATGCAAATCTGGCATCTGTGCACAGTGAACTGGAAAACGATTTTCTGTTGAGTCTGGTGCCATCTTCTAAACGATGTTGGTTTGGTGTTCATGATGGTGTACAA GAAGGAGCGTGGTTGTGGAGTGATGGAACCCCATATGACTACACCAACTGGTGCGCTGATGAACCTAACAATATTAATGTCGAGAACTGTGGAGAGATCAGCTGGACCT CTGACCGTTGCTGGAATGATGCTGGCTGTTCTGCCTCAGTGGGCTATGTTTGTGCTAAAGACCTGTGA
- the LOC131542577 gene encoding type-2 ice-structuring protein-like isoform X1 — translation MAMLGSLLLFIMFSMGNTEVDLPYPVGIDKNCHYGWTPFGDRCYKFFSQSISWIAAERKCIDQHANLASVHSELENDFLLSLVPSSKRCWFGVHDGVQEGAWLWSDGTPYDYTNWCADEPNNINVENCGEISWTSDRCWNDAGCSASVGYVCAKDL, via the exons ATGGCAATGCTGGGAAGTCTGCTGCTCTTCATCATGTTCTCCATGGGAAACACAGAAG TAGACCTACCTTATCCAGTTGGTATAGATAAAAACTGCCACTATGGATGGACACCTTTTGGAGACCGCTGCTACAAGTTCTTCTCTCAGTCGATTAGCTGGATCGCAGCAGAG AGAAAGTGTATAGATCAGCATGCAAATCTGGCATCTGTGCACAGTGAACTGGAAAACGATTTTCTGTTGAGTCTGGTGCCATCTTCTAAACGATGTTGGTTTGGTGTTCATGATGGTGTACAA GAAGGAGCGTGGTTGTGGAGTGATGGAACCCCATATGACTACACCAACTGGTGCGCTGATGAACCTAACAATATTAATGTCGAGAACTGTGGAGAGATCAGCTGGACCT CTGACCGTTGCTGGAATGATGCTGGCTGTTCTGCCTCAGTGGGCTATGTTTGTGCTAAAGACCTGTGA
- the LOC131542577 gene encoding type-2 ice-structuring protein-like isoform X2, whose translation MAMLGSLLLFIMFSMGNTEDLPYPVGIDKNCHYGWTPFGDRCYKFFSQSISWIAAERKCIDQHANLASVHSELENDFLLSLVPSSKRCWFGVHDGVQEGAWLWSDGTPYDYTNWCADEPNNINVENCGEISWTSDRCWNDAGCSASVGYVCAKDL comes from the exons ATGGCAATGCTGGGAAGTCTGCTGCTCTTCATCATGTTCTCCATGGGAAACACAGAAG ACCTACCTTATCCAGTTGGTATAGATAAAAACTGCCACTATGGATGGACACCTTTTGGAGACCGCTGCTACAAGTTCTTCTCTCAGTCGATTAGCTGGATCGCAGCAGAG AGAAAGTGTATAGATCAGCATGCAAATCTGGCATCTGTGCACAGTGAACTGGAAAACGATTTTCTGTTGAGTCTGGTGCCATCTTCTAAACGATGTTGGTTTGGTGTTCATGATGGTGTACAA GAAGGAGCGTGGTTGTGGAGTGATGGAACCCCATATGACTACACCAACTGGTGCGCTGATGAACCTAACAATATTAATGTCGAGAACTGTGGAGAGATCAGCTGGACCT CTGACCGTTGCTGGAATGATGCTGGCTGTTCTGCCTCAGTGGGCTATGTTTGTGCTAAAGACCTGTGA